In one window of Coraliomargarita sinensis DNA:
- a CDS encoding lipopolysaccharide kinase InaA family protein — translation MSARFDSMLVLESASGCSLTSLSLEVGASLRVLPGRREVFSARVTDLDQPVVVKCYLPHAKQTRDWEKEWGGLQTLQRLGLPAPGPLAVCRNSTGEICVVMEQLADAVTLGTYLEDVAGRRDSSLMKKLVRLVDQLHEAGARQGDQHVDNWAVSGGQVFLLDAGTFQFHSRPLSAKERLEDLAAICATLPPEAEQDFRKTLFSCEGGPVVNARDDLTEAVLEEAIVRLQSERARKYFKKTQRDCTEFASRENTTGSGIFSRSADKTLVDRFFDDPETLMAEGRRLKSGNTCTVQQFECNGRAYVLKRYNKKPFWSQCRRSLSPSRARLSWSSAWVLHLAFVPTAKAVAFMDEGGFPRGRSYFLMESINAELLADYARGISGDAAKVAELVESVGRIWDCLGRLRAVHGDLKATNWMVNSDNKVFLFDLDSFRFGLSDGAFDRGRRKDLKRFLKNWSSWPEIGEAFRRRMKGGEP, via the coding sequence ATGAGTGCTCGATTTGATAGCATGCTGGTGCTGGAATCTGCGTCCGGATGTTCACTGACTTCGCTCAGTTTAGAGGTTGGTGCGTCGCTCCGCGTCCTTCCCGGTCGCCGGGAAGTCTTCAGCGCCCGCGTTACCGACCTGGACCAACCAGTTGTGGTGAAGTGCTATCTGCCCCACGCAAAGCAGACACGCGATTGGGAAAAGGAGTGGGGCGGGCTGCAAACGCTGCAAAGGCTGGGACTGCCTGCGCCCGGCCCCTTGGCGGTTTGTCGGAATTCGACGGGAGAGATTTGCGTAGTGATGGAGCAGCTTGCTGACGCTGTGACATTGGGCACTTACTTGGAGGATGTGGCTGGACGCAGAGACAGTTCTTTGATGAAAAAGTTAGTCCGTCTGGTGGATCAACTGCATGAAGCCGGAGCCCGTCAGGGTGATCAGCATGTTGACAACTGGGCCGTGTCTGGCGGGCAGGTTTTTCTGCTCGATGCGGGAACATTCCAGTTTCATTCGAGGCCGCTCAGTGCGAAGGAACGATTGGAAGATCTGGCTGCGATTTGTGCGACGCTGCCTCCGGAGGCCGAACAGGATTTCCGGAAAACTCTTTTTTCCTGTGAGGGTGGACCAGTGGTAAATGCGCGTGACGACCTTACGGAGGCCGTCCTTGAAGAGGCCATTGTTCGGCTTCAGAGCGAACGGGCCCGGAAATATTTCAAAAAAACACAGCGCGACTGCACGGAGTTTGCCTCAAGGGAAAATACGACGGGATCTGGAATCTTCTCAAGGTCCGCGGACAAGACTCTGGTCGATCGCTTCTTCGACGATCCGGAAACGCTCATGGCCGAGGGGCGTCGTCTCAAATCCGGCAACACCTGCACGGTGCAGCAATTTGAATGTAACGGCCGGGCATATGTACTGAAGCGCTACAACAAAAAGCCTTTTTGGTCTCAGTGCCGGCGTTCGCTGTCTCCGTCCCGTGCCCGCCTGAGCTGGTCGAGCGCGTGGGTTTTACATCTGGCCTTTGTACCAACGGCCAAGGCGGTTGCCTTTATGGACGAAGGCGGGTTTCCCAGGGGTCGAAGCTATTTTTTGATGGAGTCGATCAATGCGGAGCTATTGGCAGACTATGCCCGGGGCATTTCAGGTGATGCAGCAAAGGTGGCCGAATTGGTGGAGAGTGTTGGGCGCATCTGGGACTGCCTCGGTCGGTTGCGTGCGGTGCACGGCGATCTCAAGGCGACCAACTGGATGGTGAATTCGGACAATAAAGTGTTCCTCTTTGATTTGGATTCCTTTCGCTTCGGCCTTTCGGACGGCGCCTTTGATCGCGGCCGCAGAAAGGACTTGAAACGTTTTTTGAAAAACTGGTCTTCATGGCCCGAAATCGGCGAGGCTTTTCGCCGTAGAATGAAAGGGGGAGAGCCATGA
- a CDS encoding lipopolysaccharide kinase InaA family protein, translating into MPYVTRFARNADLLKKREIPSVQVEATYRIPEIKRHAVLYGMLKGETFRDSMTDLNGHASHRMFEKLGGFIADLHDKGILFRSLHLGNVLVLSDGELALIDISDLSFRWFGPLSIKQRIRNFRHMDRRDVDRSALSGEDGTYFINAYLDAARLRDSAKQTLHEKYEAIFSKYAVLK; encoded by the coding sequence ATGCCTTACGTTACCCGGTTTGCCCGCAACGCTGATCTCTTAAAGAAAAGAGAGATTCCCAGCGTGCAGGTCGAAGCGACTTACCGCATACCTGAAATCAAGCGCCATGCTGTGCTCTATGGCATGCTGAAAGGAGAAACGTTTCGTGACTCGATGACGGACCTCAACGGCCACGCCAGCCATCGTATGTTCGAAAAATTGGGCGGGTTCATCGCAGATTTGCACGACAAAGGAATTCTCTTTCGCTCGCTCCACCTCGGAAATGTTCTGGTATTGAGTGACGGCGAGTTAGCGCTGATAGACATCTCGGACTTGAGTTTTCGCTGGTTCGGGCCTCTCTCTATCAAACAGCGTATTCGCAACTTCCGGCATATGGACAGACGTGACGTTGATCGCAGCGCCTTGTCCGGAGAAGATGGCACGTACTTTATAAACGCCTACCTTGACGCAGCCAGGCTGCGGGATAGTGCCAAACAGACGCTGCATGAAAAATACGAGGCAATCTTCTCAAAATACGCGGTCCTGAAATAA
- a CDS encoding glycosyltransferase family 9 protein: MLLLLKIFARTLACLPEAFVACLCRFFGWLVELFMPRRSRSTMNSLSHAFPDKTEQWRKTVFRRSAVHLFEMGLFRPASAYFSQKRLEACLEIAPEAREIIKKYEEGGAKHGQPVVIMLPHMTMSEAATMLPARAPGLKPVHVIFRPLNQPSISRWVTREREKFGANLISRRKGYNDAMAALRRGEILAVLFDQDASKKGSTITFMDRIVSATDLPALMAHRFGADVFLMLLERQGFWKAKLTLQQLPLGDSPAETTVHAHDALEAYLQRDTNTAADWLWLHDRWDHFYSSYKRFSFPEKRNEIALSNRLHGYDKLPRKVRFWVRLPNWLGDVVMALPVLRAIREARPDFEFTLIGKAGFEPLVDRLGVADHFIPLPKRGSGYFCAFYRMRKMYPDTYYILTNSFRGDLEAYLTSCAQRFGMVRPGKRRPLLTNAYHLSEDIDERQLHQTSVWEGMARKYGLKGAIDYSPVKQTKIEKCPGRVGLICGTENSPEKRWPVEHWRSLITGLLEVDQVSEVVLYGTPADRTITDQVAAGFDPERVWNLAGETDLAQFCDELSGCELVCCNDTGGMHLANMLGTPVVAIFGPTNPVRTGPIFSTPHRILQPDGCPATGGVPIREVSPQSCLQAALEVLSTNGR; the protein is encoded by the coding sequence TTGCTCTTACTTCTTAAAATATTTGCCCGAACTTTAGCCTGTCTGCCAGAGGCTTTCGTGGCATGTTTATGCCGTTTTTTCGGTTGGTTGGTAGAGCTCTTCATGCCCAGGCGGAGTCGATCGACGATGAACTCCCTGTCGCATGCATTCCCTGATAAAACAGAGCAGTGGCGTAAGACGGTTTTTCGCAGATCGGCGGTACACCTCTTTGAGATGGGTCTGTTCCGGCCGGCATCAGCTTATTTTTCGCAAAAAAGACTGGAGGCCTGTCTCGAGATTGCTCCCGAAGCGCGTGAGATCATCAAAAAATACGAAGAGGGTGGTGCGAAGCATGGGCAGCCGGTGGTAATTATGCTCCCGCACATGACCATGTCTGAGGCGGCCACGATGCTCCCGGCGAGAGCGCCCGGGCTGAAGCCGGTTCACGTCATATTTCGTCCCCTGAATCAGCCGTCAATCAGTCGTTGGGTGACCCGGGAGCGGGAAAAGTTCGGGGCCAACCTGATTTCGCGCCGCAAGGGTTACAACGATGCCATGGCAGCGCTCCGCCGTGGGGAGATCCTGGCGGTCCTTTTTGACCAGGACGCTTCCAAGAAAGGTTCAACCATCACGTTCATGGATCGCATTGTTTCGGCGACCGATTTGCCTGCGCTCATGGCTCACCGTTTCGGAGCCGATGTTTTTCTCATGCTTTTGGAGCGGCAGGGGTTCTGGAAGGCGAAGCTGACCTTGCAACAACTACCGCTCGGCGATTCGCCGGCTGAGACGACCGTCCATGCTCACGATGCCTTGGAAGCTTATCTGCAGCGTGATACTAACACGGCGGCAGACTGGTTATGGCTGCACGACCGCTGGGATCATTTTTATTCCTCGTACAAGCGCTTTAGTTTTCCGGAGAAGCGTAACGAGATCGCTCTTTCGAACCGGCTTCACGGTTACGACAAGTTGCCGCGCAAGGTGCGCTTTTGGGTCCGCCTGCCGAACTGGTTGGGCGATGTTGTGATGGCGCTGCCTGTCCTCCGCGCCATTCGCGAGGCCCGTCCGGACTTTGAATTTACCTTGATTGGGAAAGCCGGATTCGAGCCACTGGTTGACCGGCTCGGTGTTGCGGATCATTTTATTCCATTGCCGAAGCGGGGCAGTGGTTACTTTTGTGCGTTTTACAGGATGCGCAAGATGTATCCGGATACCTATTACATTCTGACGAATTCGTTTCGTGGCGATCTTGAGGCCTATCTGACATCCTGTGCGCAACGTTTCGGTATGGTTCGCCCCGGCAAGCGGCGTCCGCTTTTGACTAATGCCTATCACTTATCTGAAGATATTGACGAGCGGCAGTTGCACCAGACTTCGGTGTGGGAGGGCATGGCGCGAAAGTACGGCTTGAAAGGGGCGATAGATTACAGTCCGGTGAAACAAACGAAAATCGAGAAGTGCCCGGGGCGGGTCGGGTTGATCTGTGGCACCGAGAATTCGCCCGAGAAACGCTGGCCCGTCGAGCACTGGCGCAGCCTGATCACCGGGTTGCTGGAAGTCGACCAGGTCAGTGAAGTGGTTTTATACGGGACGCCGGCAGATCGCACGATTACGGATCAGGTCGCTGCGGGTTTTGATCCCGAGCGCGTGTGGAACCTCGCGGGAGAGACGGATCTGGCGCAGTTCTGTGATGAACTCAGCGGCTGTGAGCTTGTGTGCTGCAATGATACCGGCGGGATGCATCTGGCCAATATGCTGGGTACGCCCGTTGTGGCGATCTTCGGGCCGACGAACCCCGTCCGCACCGGCCCGATCTTTTCGACGCCGCACAGGATATTGCAACCCGACGGTTGTCCGGCGACAGGCGGCGTGCCGATTCGCGAAGTTTCACCCCAAAGCTGTCTTCAGGCAGCGCTGGAAGTATTGTCCACGAATGGAAGATGA
- a CDS encoding lipopolysaccharide kinase InaA family protein, protein MLKVTKLWHAPEKKCILEDAGLLDIGALSRREFDWFEAPNLRRGGWSGVSKIVLNPDAAEESDKAVFLKIQKNHFYRAPDTCFLKRLTFEREFSAMMTLRDACAAIPKVLLFAKWQECGDQYSVLVTESLEDWWPLGPWLKGELPEPPPDEATLNKALEAIAATACKIHQAGWLHMCYSAKHLFVRKQDNGEFDVRVVDLEKTRKRLGLGRRTVKDCSHFMRHTPKLGHAEKNHFLKSYFQTEHFNTKQRKLIHKMRGGPGI, encoded by the coding sequence ATGTTAAAGGTAACTAAATTATGGCATGCACCGGAGAAAAAGTGCATTTTGGAAGATGCGGGCCTGCTCGACATTGGTGCTTTGAGCCGGCGGGAATTCGATTGGTTCGAAGCTCCTAACTTGCGCCGAGGCGGCTGGAGCGGAGTCAGCAAAATCGTCCTGAATCCCGATGCAGCCGAGGAAAGCGATAAAGCTGTTTTCCTGAAGATTCAGAAAAACCACTTTTATCGGGCGCCCGACACTTGCTTTCTAAAACGTCTCACTTTCGAGCGCGAGTTTTCCGCAATGATGACCCTGCGTGACGCCTGTGCCGCGATTCCAAAGGTATTACTCTTTGCGAAATGGCAGGAGTGCGGAGACCAATACTCCGTTCTCGTTACCGAGTCCTTGGAAGATTGGTGGCCACTCGGCCCCTGGCTCAAGGGAGAACTTCCCGAGCCACCACCGGATGAAGCGACCCTGAATAAGGCCTTGGAAGCTATTGCCGCCACTGCCTGCAAGATCCATCAGGCCGGATGGCTACATATGTGTTATTCTGCCAAACACCTTTTTGTCCGCAAACAAGACAACGGAGAGTTCGACGTTCGGGTCGTGGATCTGGAAAAGACCCGCAAGCGCCTCGGATTGGGCCGACGCACGGTGAAAGACTGTTCCCACTTCATGCGCCATACTCCCAAGCTGGGTCACGCAGAAAAAAACCATTTCTTGAAATCTTATTTCCAGACAGAACATTTTAACACTAAACAGCGTAAGCTGATTCATAAAATGCGCGGGGGCCCTGGTATTTGA
- a CDS encoding sulfotransferase family protein codes for MTQPVFIFSTPRSGSTLLQRVLLATQQCATLGEPSLLLRFLGDHRTVQRYASYRENNLSVSLHDMQKKWSGFDSCYQNGVRRMMLDIYSNLSEGKAFFIDKTPRYTLIAEEIHKVFPDAKFIVLWRHPLAIASSIHHTFYKEHWRFDDFIIDLTTGMDRLHQFEVQHEASICSLKYEDLVSTPEAVLDKLGDYLGLPELSAVGNQILPKDTGGNLGDPSGTHKYATISKDSRDKWMAHYSNWYRQSWAKTYFEHPRAKWLGELGYTLPENISGAGRFNNLIPGLKDLFYTMRKKRSHKKRIVRELTKHHIYPYTYKPKD; via the coding sequence ATGACACAGCCCGTATTCATTTTCTCCACGCCAAGGTCTGGCTCTACATTGCTACAGCGGGTTTTGCTCGCGACGCAACAATGCGCCACTTTGGGTGAACCAAGCTTACTTTTACGCTTTCTAGGCGATCATCGTACGGTGCAACGATATGCGAGTTATCGTGAAAACAACCTCTCCGTTTCCTTGCACGACATGCAAAAAAAATGGAGTGGATTTGATTCATGTTACCAGAATGGGGTACGCCGCATGATGCTAGACATCTACTCCAACCTATCAGAAGGCAAAGCCTTTTTCATCGATAAAACGCCGCGCTACACCTTAATTGCAGAAGAGATCCACAAAGTTTTCCCTGATGCTAAATTTATCGTTCTTTGGCGTCACCCCTTGGCGATTGCTTCGTCTATCCACCACACTTTTTACAAAGAACACTGGCGATTTGACGACTTCATCATCGACCTGACTACAGGCATGGATCGGCTGCATCAGTTTGAAGTACAGCATGAGGCATCCATCTGTTCCCTAAAGTACGAAGACCTGGTCAGCACTCCGGAGGCGGTCCTTGATAAACTCGGGGACTATCTGGGGCTGCCGGAACTTTCGGCGGTTGGGAATCAAATCCTCCCGAAAGACACCGGAGGTAATTTAGGAGACCCTTCCGGCACACATAAATATGCGACAATCTCCAAAGACAGCCGGGATAAATGGATGGCACACTATTCGAACTGGTATCGTCAAAGCTGGGCTAAAACCTATTTCGAACACCCGCGCGCGAAATGGCTTGGCGAGCTAGGCTACACATTACCAGAGAACATTTCCGGCGCTGGTAGGTTCAATAATTTAATCCCGGGCCTGAAAGATCTATTTTATACGATGCGTAAAAAACGAAGCCATAAAAAGCGTATTGTCCGTGAATTAACCAAACATCACATCTACCCTTATACTTACAAACCGAAAGACTAG
- a CDS encoding glycosyltransferase family 9 protein, with protein MRRILIIKPSSMGDIIHGLLVAEAIHAQLPDVSIDWVVRREFAPLVDAARVVDRSLIFERDGGLKSFLRLIREIRETRYDVVLDMQGLARSGLLTFFAKSARKIGRSDAREGAGFFYREKTALSLPGQPMHAVKILSGFLDVLGLKPDLSQAIRFHPTTSKVDLPPVREGQRRVVVFPESRRAEKNWSGYERLTREFLDAPGIGQVLWCGHVAYAPKRAISDPGFINLTAKTGIDDLPGILETADCVVSNDSGPMHLAAAQKRPLVALFGPTSPERFGPYPVQTSIQRIIAPEGGDLTKIDVSEVRRAVAEVLEAVEAS; from the coding sequence ATGAGGCGCATTCTTATCATAAAACCATCATCGATGGGGGATATCATCCATGGATTGCTGGTGGCCGAGGCAATCCATGCACAGCTGCCGGATGTAAGCATCGATTGGGTGGTTCGGCGCGAGTTTGCGCCTCTGGTTGATGCTGCTCGGGTCGTTGATCGCAGCTTGATTTTTGAGCGCGATGGAGGGCTCAAGAGTTTCCTTCGTTTGATTCGTGAGATTCGTGAAACCCGCTATGATGTCGTGCTCGACATGCAGGGGCTGGCACGTTCCGGGTTGCTGACATTTTTTGCCAAATCAGCCAGAAAAATCGGGCGCTCGGATGCCCGGGAAGGCGCTGGATTCTTTTATCGCGAGAAGACCGCTCTCTCGTTGCCCGGGCAGCCCATGCATGCGGTAAAAATACTCTCGGGTTTTCTGGATGTGCTCGGCTTGAAGCCGGATCTGTCGCAGGCGATCCGCTTCCACCCGACCACTTCTAAGGTTGATTTGCCACCTGTTCGGGAAGGGCAACGTCGCGTGGTGGTTTTTCCCGAAAGTCGACGGGCCGAGAAAAATTGGTCGGGTTATGAACGGCTAACACGGGAGTTCCTCGACGCCCCTGGGATCGGCCAAGTGCTGTGGTGCGGGCATGTAGCGTATGCGCCGAAGCGCGCCATCTCTGACCCCGGGTTTATTAATCTAACGGCGAAAACCGGCATCGACGACCTTCCGGGTATTCTCGAAACAGCCGATTGCGTGGTCAGTAACGACAGTGGGCCCATGCATCTGGCGGCGGCTCAAAAGCGGCCCCTGGTGGCCTTGTTCGGGCCGACTTCTCCCGAGCGGTTCGGTCCTTATCCGGTGCAGACAAGTATCCAGCGGATCATTGCGCCTGAAGGTGGCGACCTGACAAAGATTGACGTAAGCGAGGTCAGGCGAGCGGTGGCGGAGGTGCTTGAGGCTGTTGAAGCATCGTAG
- a CDS encoding carbamoyltransferase family protein, with translation MNILGLGGAVGHDPATALFMNGELIAAAEEERFIRDKHAKGKPGHEATRFCLKQGGLNPGDIDIVAYPYAPISLSRPDRWHYAKRYWYAPDRALTALFNGNRRFKRNKRQALAMLDDLGFDMTRTKFQPVEHHMAHASSAYHLSGFKGKTAILGIDGKGEYATTFFGYAENGKIHKIKEFYDPDSLGGVYGALTEFLGFEMLDGEFKVMGMAPYGDPKKYDFSRLIEYGDGDFKVNTKLVNVIGTRRYKENGKGYYFSPALIDWLGPKRQGDEIDDPYIDYAASMQQLLEDVALHLVDYYLKDILQETGKLAFAGGVALNVKLNQRLMALPYVDELFVQPAASDSGTAIGAASYAAHLAGETIQPQKHAYLGPAFTSDECIEACKNHPEKPTWEVLDDPSLTGAQILAAGNPLSWFQGRMEFGPRALGNRSILGDPSYPGVADRINEQIKYRERWRPFCPSMLDTVAEDLLQSKHPAPYMTFTFDMAEHWKSRVPEVVHEDGTARAQIVTEETNPRYYALIKELERMRGHGVCLNTSLNRRGEPMVCSPTDALNMLYGSDLQFLIMEDILVKKTTAPKF, from the coding sequence ATGAACATTTTAGGACTAGGCGGTGCTGTCGGGCACGATCCGGCAACAGCACTTTTCATGAACGGCGAACTGATCGCCGCCGCTGAAGAGGAACGGTTCATCCGTGACAAACATGCCAAGGGTAAACCCGGCCACGAGGCGACAAGGTTCTGCCTGAAGCAGGGCGGGCTCAACCCCGGGGATATCGATATTGTCGCTTACCCCTATGCGCCCATTTCCCTTTCCCGGCCGGATCGCTGGCACTATGCCAAACGCTACTGGTATGCGCCCGACCGCGCCCTCACCGCCCTTTTCAACGGCAATCGTCGCTTCAAACGTAACAAACGCCAGGCTCTCGCCATGCTCGACGACCTCGGCTTCGACATGACCCGGACAAAATTCCAGCCCGTCGAGCACCATATGGCCCACGCCAGCAGCGCCTATCACCTGAGCGGCTTCAAGGGAAAGACTGCTATTCTCGGGATCGACGGCAAGGGCGAGTATGCCACCACCTTCTTCGGCTACGCGGAGAACGGAAAAATTCACAAAATCAAGGAGTTCTACGACCCCGACTCTCTGGGCGGCGTCTACGGCGCCCTGACCGAATTCCTCGGCTTCGAAATGCTCGATGGAGAGTTCAAGGTCATGGGCATGGCCCCCTACGGCGATCCGAAAAAATACGATTTCTCCCGCCTGATCGAATACGGCGACGGCGACTTCAAAGTAAATACCAAGCTGGTCAACGTCATCGGGACACGCCGCTACAAAGAAAACGGCAAAGGCTACTACTTCAGCCCGGCGCTGATCGACTGGCTCGGACCAAAGCGCCAGGGCGATGAAATCGACGATCCCTACATCGACTATGCCGCCTCCATGCAGCAACTGCTCGAAGACGTCGCGCTCCATCTCGTCGATTACTATCTCAAGGATATTCTACAAGAAACCGGCAAGCTCGCCTTCGCCGGGGGCGTTGCGCTCAACGTAAAGCTCAACCAGCGCCTCATGGCGCTGCCCTACGTCGACGAGCTCTTCGTTCAGCCTGCAGCCAGTGATTCCGGCACGGCCATCGGAGCCGCCTCCTATGCCGCGCATCTGGCCGGCGAAACCATTCAGCCCCAGAAACACGCCTACCTTGGACCGGCCTTCACCAGCGATGAATGTATCGAAGCCTGTAAAAATCACCCGGAGAAACCGACCTGGGAGGTGCTCGACGACCCCTCGCTTACCGGCGCGCAGATTCTCGCAGCCGGCAACCCCCTCTCCTGGTTCCAAGGCCGGATGGAGTTCGGCCCCAGGGCGCTGGGTAACCGCAGTATTCTCGGCGACCCCAGCTATCCCGGCGTGGCCGACCGAATCAACGAGCAGATCAAATACCGCGAGCGCTGGCGCCCCTTCTGCCCCAGTATGTTGGATACGGTAGCCGAAGACTTGCTCCAGTCCAAGCACCCGGCCCCCTACATGACATTCACCTTTGACATGGCCGAGCACTGGAAATCGCGCGTGCCGGAGGTGGTTCACGAGGACGGCACCGCCCGCGCGCAAATCGTGACCGAAGAGACCAATCCACGCTACTATGCTCTTATCAAGGAACTGGAACGCATGCGCGGCCACGGGGTATGCCTCAACACCTCGCTCAACCGCCGCGGAGAGCCCATGGTCTGCTCCCCGACCGACGCGCTCAACATGCTCTACGGCTCGGACCTGCAGTTTTTGATCATGGAAGATATTCTCGTAAAGAAAACCACCGCGCCGAAATTTTAA
- a CDS encoding lipopolysaccharide kinase InaA family protein, which yields MSKVKASRQSLERGWGFLDAFEVPASSVKDRSAVFIRETTHNDRKTEVYIKIYANRKHPLQRVFRSGRSQREVGNLLFFQSLGIPTPQVIAWGERRNPFGRIVEEFIITESEKGTLQLDEFVRSFCPDPEQSEQQAMRRHIAKNLGEWTARIHAEAFIHEDLKWRNILVRPNGTTPELFWIDCPNGRFMKKGKALDRKKLKDCAALDKLAHLECTKEERKAFIAAYLGDSGNAGSVAKMCREVENYRRRRFDPKDRTQREGS from the coding sequence ATGAGCAAAGTGAAAGCATCCCGGCAGTCTCTTGAAAGAGGCTGGGGATTTCTGGACGCTTTCGAAGTGCCTGCCAGCTCCGTCAAGGACAGGTCAGCGGTGTTCATCCGGGAGACAACACATAACGACAGAAAAACAGAAGTATACATAAAGATCTACGCCAATCGCAAACACCCGCTGCAACGGGTATTTCGCAGCGGGCGCAGTCAAAGAGAAGTCGGCAACTTGTTGTTTTTCCAGTCCCTCGGCATCCCGACCCCACAGGTTATTGCCTGGGGCGAAAGGCGGAATCCCTTCGGGCGTATCGTCGAAGAATTTATCATAACTGAATCAGAAAAAGGCACACTCCAGCTGGACGAGTTTGTCCGTAGTTTTTGCCCCGACCCGGAGCAATCCGAGCAGCAAGCTATGCGACGTCACATCGCAAAAAACTTAGGGGAATGGACGGCACGTATTCATGCCGAGGCTTTCATTCATGAAGATCTGAAATGGCGTAATATTTTAGTTCGTCCAAACGGCACCACACCAGAACTTTTCTGGATCGACTGTCCGAATGGGCGTTTCATGAAAAAAGGCAAAGCTCTGGACCGTAAAAAGCTCAAGGATTGCGCGGCTCTGGATAAACTGGCTCACCTCGAATGCACAAAAGAGGAGCGTAAAGCCTTTATCGCCGCTTATCTGGGTGATTCCGGCAATGCGGGCAGTGTGGCTAAAATGTGCCGCGAAGTGGAAAACTATCGCAGACGGCGATTTGACCCCAAAGATAGAACACAACGTGAGGGCTCTTAA
- a CDS encoding putative capsular polysaccharide synthesis family protein, whose product MMNPFTLIQRHRKIRRECARIQASIRDDAPIVIIYQMGKVASSSIYHALKQREDCHAFHAHLLGMPRQLNRRRRVADSWANPDKRLRTAKSLWETIIAPRRPAKIITLVRDPFERNISAYFENSKEPKRPHSNRKEFIDRLIRDFLKTSHHSLATDWYQKEFNPTLEIDVFAHPFDTSRKWAQYELEPYDLLVLRTDLPDENKNQVISEFLGLQNLKIRPSNQTHTKSLNPVYADFKKTIRFPKELGTTILNSSYTKHFFSEQEIAAMQAKWIET is encoded by the coding sequence ATGATGAATCCATTCACGCTCATCCAGCGGCACCGGAAAATCCGACGGGAATGTGCCAGAATTCAAGCTAGTATCCGTGATGACGCCCCGATAGTAATAATATACCAGATGGGGAAAGTCGCTTCCTCTTCGATCTATCACGCATTGAAGCAACGGGAGGACTGCCACGCATTTCATGCCCATTTACTTGGGATGCCACGGCAATTAAACCGGCGTCGCAGAGTAGCAGACTCATGGGCCAATCCGGACAAACGTCTACGAACAGCAAAGTCACTCTGGGAAACGATCATTGCGCCAAGACGACCGGCAAAGATTATCACTTTGGTCCGAGATCCCTTCGAACGAAACATTTCTGCATACTTTGAAAACTCGAAAGAGCCCAAGCGCCCACACAGCAACCGGAAAGAATTCATTGATCGACTGATTCGTGACTTTTTAAAGACGAGCCATCATAGTCTGGCCACAGATTGGTACCAAAAAGAATTCAACCCGACACTCGAGATCGATGTTTTTGCTCACCCCTTTGATACCTCGCGTAAATGGGCACAATACGAGCTAGAGCCCTACGACTTACTCGTCCTCCGCACGGACTTGCCGGACGAAAACAAAAATCAGGTTATCTCCGAGTTCCTCGGCCTTCAGAATCTGAAAATCAGGCCATCCAATCAAACTCATACAAAATCATTAAATCCTGTTTACGCTGATTTTAAGAAGACAATACGTTTCCCAAAAGAGCTGGGAACAACAATATTGAATAGCAGCTATACGAAGCACTTCTTCAGCGAGCAGGAAATAGCTGCGATGCAAGCGAAGTGGATTGAGACATGA